One segment of Poecile atricapillus isolate bPoeAtr1 chromosome 35, bPoeAtr1.hap1, whole genome shotgun sequence DNA contains the following:
- the TNS2 gene encoding tensin-2 isoform X4: protein MKPPGAMGTLLRALGRRDGPDTPRPSAPASHTFRERSLHRGGACGGCGTALGPHGLVCRVCKVAAHKRCESKVTSPCQPLPPPELRRNTAPVRRSERVGSSLDSVPQRSTLPRTPRAPSPEVSPFPPLDLTFVTERILSVGVPGSGEGGPGKHLRHLAKLLGARHGPNYTIFNLSGKRRDLTRLNPKVLDFGWPELLAPPLELLCSVCKALEGCLGGHPRNVAVLLCKGSKAPVGVVVGAFLHYSNVWGSPEQELNALSMRRFCEEKLGDVLQPSQRRLPPLPQDLPITAARLHLGGLVRCYHRRRGGREAVFGVQFHTGTLRGPRLRLRRDELDLAWQDQRFPPDATVEFIFSSGPERVEGWVPPRGPPASPIDYGVQDPAVRRDSYDGHWDSPEELSHTWGPLDGSPYARVQKKGGPSPPGGDSDSPPPPGAPHGRPPPPTAAERRELEQLLGGFGVQGGRKTPGPGEEPPDTPEPLRTPTVYGTPEPLGTSAPYRNPTSYGTPISLGTPITHGTPTFHETPISHKTSPSQGTPTPHSPLTSCGTLTPHSFPTSYGAPKSQGSPTPYDTPKPYGTLVPHVTLTLHGPPASQGSPTSYGTPAPRGSPVSPGTPTLHGVTAPYGTPVSHRTPISRGSPTFHGTSLSQNTLLPNSTPVSQGTLIFQGSPIPYSPPAGTPTSLETPTPYGTPTSHGSPSPYGTPSSHGSPTSQGPHTPHSPPPAQKPPTSYSPPISHRTPVIHETLTPYGTPTSQETSAPHSPPTSYSPPKPHGAPVSPGVPISHITPISEALPAPHGTLISHGPPASCSPPVVHGIPSLHSPTASHGIQISHSPTAPHSLPVPHSPPSPWAPPSPWVPPCPPLCRRASLASPRDSPKRGVQRSLSEGFPPWGGYGRPVAGGYLLLGGLSPLCPCQDCQGWGGVSPLPTRPMYGRHGWEGPPAPPLEPPSCPHCGRPGLGLERGHPPGKGGYDPPAMGELQEPTGRRSPIEGLPWTDAPGALPESPRAPSPGTGTPGSPPPPQPPLPEKRHPPAPGGPRDPSSPQRSPGGAQGHPSAGAGPGGTPPGGTFVQDTTKFWYKPGLSREEAVSLLKAAPPGSFLVRRSSSFPGAFGLALRVGVPPPRATARAGDPQEQLVRHFLIETGPRGVKIRGCPEEPYFGSLPALVLQHSITPISLPCTLRIPHAELQEGAPDPPGPPNVSTAGALLRQGAACSVLFLGSVGTEALTGPQAVAKAVGSLLEGIASAGGSPQPPSSPVHFKVSTQGITLTDRQRKLFFRRHYPVSSITHCGTDPQDRRPPNTFNPPGGRTPTGPQPGFSGLWPSRQEHRGGAMRVMCLRSWTPSSRRGPSSPSSPKSCWERGTETPGTSLGPQKPSGDYRSPPRQGSSGAPSKPSRTLPHLHRGPAGDTTLRDPQNPLRPPKTSGDAQNPQSPPFQGVDGGTHITKPPAIISTITKVLNTPKPP from the exons ATGAAGCCCCCCGGGGCCATGGGGACGCTGCTGCGCGCGCTCGGTCGCCGCGATGGCCCCGACACG ccgCGGCCGTCTGCACCCGCCTCGCACACGTTCCGAGAGCGGAGCCTGCACCGGGGGGGAGCCTGTGGGGGCTGCGGGACCGCCCTGGGACCCCACGGGCTCGTGTGCAGAG TTTGCAAAGTCGCCGCCCACAAGAGATGTGAGAGCAAG GTGACGTCACCGTGCCAACCTCTGCCCCCGCCTGAGCTG AGGCGGAACACGGCCCCGGTGCGGCGTAGTGAGCGCGTG GGCTCCTCGCTGGACAGCGTCCCTCAGCGGAGCACCCTGCCCAG gacTCCTCGCGCCCCCAGCCCCGAGGTCTCCCCGTTCCCCCCCCTGGACCTGACGTTCGTGACCGAGCGGATCCTGAGcgtgggggtcccggggagcgGCGAGGGGGGTCCCGGGAAGCACCTGCGGCACCTGGCGAAGCTCCTGGGGGCGCGGCACGGCCCCAACTACACG ATCTTCAACCTGTCCGGAAAGCGCCGCGACCTCACGCGCCTGAACCCCAAA GTGCTGGATTTCGGGTGGCCGGAGCTTCTCGCCcctcctctggagctgctctgctccgtCTGTAAAGCGCTCGAAGGGTGTCTGGGGGGGCACCCCCGCAACGTGGCCGTGCTGCTCTGCAAG GGCAGCAAGGCCCCGGTCGGGGTGGTAGTGGGGGCATTTCTGCACTACAGCAACGtctggggcag CCCCGAGCAGGAGCTGAACGCGCTGAGTATGAGGAGGTTCTGTGAGGAGAAATTGGGGGACGTCCTGCAGCCCTCCCAGCGCAG GTTGCCGCCCCTTCCTCAAGATCTACCAATCACTGCAGCTCGTCTACACCTCGGGGGTCTA gtgcGCTGTTACCACCGGCGGCGGGGGGGGCGCGAGGCGGTTTTTGGGGTTCAGTTCCACACGGGGACCCTGCGCGGGCCCCGCCTGAGGCTGCGCCGGGACGAGCTCGACCTGGCCTGGCAAG ACCAGCGCTTCCCTCCTGACGCCACCGTCGAGTTCATCTTCTCCTCAGGCCCCGAGAGGGTCGaag GCTGGGTCCCCCCACGCGGCCCCCCCGCCTCCCCCATCGATTACGGGGTGCAAGACCCCGCGGTTCGGCGTGACTCCTACGATGGGCACTGGGACAGCCCCGAGG AGCTCTCCCACACTTGGGGTCCCCTGGATGGGAGCCCCTACGCCCGTGTGCAGAAGAAGGGGGGACCTTCCCCACCCGGGGGGGACTCTGACTCCCCGCCCCCACCTGGAGCCCCCCATGGccgccccccaccccccacgGCTGCTGAGCGTCGGGAgttggagcagctgctgggggggTTCGGGGTGCAGGGGGGCCGCAAGACCCCCGGCCCAGGGGAGGAGCCCCCTGACACACCTGAACCACTCAGGACCCCCACAGTCTATGGGACCCCCGAACCACTCGGGACCTCAGCACCCTACAGGAATCCCACATCCTACGGGACCCCAATATCCCTTGGAACCCCGATAACCCACGGCACCCCCACATTCCATGAGACCCCAATATCCCATAAGACCTCCCCCTCCCAGGGGACCCCTactccccacagccccctcaCATCCTGCGGGACCCTAACACCCCACAGCTTCCCCACATCCTATGgggccccaaaatcccaggggtCCCCCACACCCTatgacaccccaaaaccctacGGGACCCTGGTGCCCCACGTGACCCTGACACTCCATGGCCCCCCAGCATCCCAGGGGTCCCCAACTTCCTACGGGACCCCAGCACCCCGTGGCTCCCCAGTATCCCCCGGGACTCCAACACTCCATGGGGTCACAGCACCCTATGGGACCCCAGTATCCCACAGGACCCCAATATCCCGGGGATCCCCGACATTCCATGGCACCTCACTGTCCCAGAACACCTTGTTGCCCAACAGCACCCCAGTATCCCAGGGGACCTTGATATTCCAGGGGTCACCGATACCCTACAGCCCCCCAGCTGGGACCCCAACATCCCTGGAGACCCCAACTCCATATGGGACCCCAACATCCCATGGTTCCCCATCACCCTATGGGACCCCATCATCTCATGGATCCCCAACATCCCAGGGCCCTCACACTCCCCATAGCCCCCCACCAGCCCAGAAGCCCCCAACATCCTATAGCCCCCCAATATCCCACAGGACCCCAGTAATCCATGAGACCCTGACACCCTATGGGACCCCTACATCCCAGGAGACCTcagccccccacagccccccaacATCTTacagccccccaaaaccccatggTGCTCCAGTATCCCCTGGGGTCCCAATCTCCCACATCACCCCAATATCCGAGGCACTCCCAGCCCCCCATGGGACCCTGATTTCCCATGGCCCCCCGGcatcctgcagccccccagtAGTTCACGGGATCCCCTCACTTCACAGCCCCACAGCATCCCATGGGATCCAGATATCCCACAGCCCCACCGCACCTCACAGCCTCCCAGTACCCCACAGTCCCCCGAGCCCTtgggccccccccagcccctgggtccccccgtgccccccgcTGTGCCGACGAGCCAGCCTGGCCTCCCCCCGGGACTCCCCAAAACGAGGGGTGCAGCGCTCGCTGTCCGAGGGGTTCCCCCCGTGGGGGGGCTACGGGCGCCCAGTGGCGGGGGGGTACCTGCTTTTGGGGGGGCTCTCgcccctctgcccctgccaggactgccagggctgggggggcgTCTCCCCGCTCCCCACCCGCCCAATGTATGGCAGGCatggctgggagggaccccccGCGCCCCCTCTGGAGCCCCCAAGTTGCCCCCATTGCGGCCGCCCCGGGTTGGGGCTGGAGCGGGGACACCCGCCCGGAAAAGGGGGCTACGATCCTCCCGCCATGGGGGAGCTCCAGGAGCCAACAG GGCGACGCAGCCCCATTGAGGGGCTCCCCTGGACGGACGCCCCCGGCGCCCTCCCCGAGTCTCCCCGGGCCCCCTCCCCCGGCACCGGCACCCCCGGGTCCCCCCCGCCCCCGCAACCGCCCCTGCCCGAGAAGCGACATCCCCCGGccccggggggaccccgggacccctcctcaccccagCGCAGCCCGGGGGGGGCCCAGGGACACCCCTCGGctggggcggggccgggcgggacCCCTCCCGGGGGCACCTTCGTGCAAGACACGACCAAGTTCTGGTACAAAccggggctgtcccgggagGAAG CCGTGTCCCTGCTCAAGGCGGCCCCTCCCGGCTCGTTCCTCGTCCGCCgcagcagcagctttccaggGGCGTTCGGGCTTGCGCTCAGGGTGGGGGTCCCGCCCCCCCGCGCCACCGCCAGAGCGG GGGACCCTCAGGAGCAGCTGGTCCGGCACTTCCTGATCGAGACGGGCCCGCGAGGGGTCAAAATCCGGGGGTGCCCCGAGGAGCCTTACTTTG GGAGCCTCCCGGCGCTGGTGCTGCAGCACTCCATCACGCCCATCTCACTACCCTGCACCCTCCGCATCCCCCACGCAg agctgcaggagggggcCCCGgacccccccggaccccccaaTGTCAGCACGGCCGGAGCCCTCCTGAGGCAGGGGGCAG cctgctctgtgctgttccTGGGCTCGGTGGGAACCGAGGCCCTGACTGGGCCCCAGGCTGTGGCCAAGGCGGTGGGGTCCCTCCTGGAGGGGATCGCGAGTGCGGGGGGGTCTCCCCAGCCCCCCTCCAGCCCCGTGCACTTCAAGGTGTCAACACAGGGGATCACCCTGACGGACCGGCAGCGCAA ACTCTTTTTCCGCCGGCACTACCCTGTGAGCAGCATCACCCACTGCGGCACTGACCCCCAGGACCGCAG ACCTCCCAACACCTTTAACCCCCCAGGTGGACGAACCCCGACGGGACCACAGCCAG GATTTTCGGgtttgtggccaagcaggcaGGAGCACCGGGGGGGGGCAATGCGTGTCATGTGTTTGCGGAGCTGGACCCCGAGCAGCCGGCGGGGGCCATCGTCACCTTCGTCACCAAAGTCCTGCTGGGAACGCGGAACTGAGACCCCAGGGACCTCCCTGGGACCCCAGAAACCATCTGGGGACTACCGAAGTCCCCCGAGGCAGGGGTCCTCAGGGGCACCCTCAAAACCCAGTAGGACTCTGCCCCATCTTCACCGAGGTCCTGCTGGGGACACAACCTTgagggacccccagaaccccctgAGACCTCCAAAAACGTCTGGGGATGCCCAAAACCCCCAGAGTCCCCCATTCCAAGGGGTGGACGGGGGGACACACATAACCAAGCCCCCCGCCATAATCAGCACCATCACCAAGGTCCtgaacacccccaaacccccctga
- the TNS2 gene encoding tensin-2 isoform X3, with product MKPPGAMGTLLRALGRRDGPDTPRPSAPASHTFRERSLHRGGACGGCGTALGPHGLVCRVCKVAAHKRCESKVTSPCQPLPPPELRRNTAPVRRSERVGSSLDSVPQRSTLPRTPRAPSPEVSPFPPLDLTFVTERILSVGVPGSGEGGPGKHLRHLAKLLGARHGPNYTVLDFGWPELLAPPLELLCSVCKALEGCLGGHPRNVAVLLCKGSKAPVGVVVGAFLHYSNVWGSPEQELNALSMRRFCEEKLGDVLQPSQRRYTEDFGALLSGRLRLNSSPQFLHHVLLPPLPAYDPPDGCRPFLKIYQSLQLVYTSGVYSAPPSQSLCVTLEPALLLKGDVMVRCYHRRRGGREAVFGVQFHTGTLRGPRLRLRRDELDLAWQDQRFPPDATVEFIFSSGPERVEGWVPPRGPPASPIDYGVQDPAVRRDSYDGHWDSPEELSHTWGPLDGSPYARVQKKGGPSPPGGDSDSPPPPGAPHGRPPPPTAAERRELEQLLGGFGVQGGRKTPGPGEEPPDTPEPLRTPTVYGTPEPLGTSAPYRNPTSYGTPISLGTPITHGTPTFHETPISHKTSPSQGTPTPHSPLTSCGTLTPHSFPTSYGAPKSQGSPTPYDTPKPYGTLVPHVTLTLHGPPASQGSPTSYGTPAPRGSPVSPGTPTLHGVTAPYGTPVSHRTPISRGSPTFHGTSLSQNTLLPNSTPVSQGTLIFQGSPIPYSPPAGTPTSLETPTPYGTPTSHGSPSPYGTPSSHGSPTSQGPHTPHSPPPAQKPPTSYSPPISHRTPVIHETLTPYGTPTSQETSAPHSPPTSYSPPKPHGAPVSPGVPISHITPISEALPAPHGTLISHGPPASCSPPVVHGIPSLHSPTASHGIQISHSPTAPHSLPVPHSPPSPWAPPSPWVPPCPPLCRRASLASPRDSPKRGVQRSLSEGFPPWGGYGRPVAGGYLLLGGLSPLCPCQDCQGWGGVSPLPTRPMYGRHGWEGPPAPPLEPPSCPHCGRPGLGLERGHPPGKGGYDPPAMGELQEPTGRRSPIEGLPWTDAPGALPESPRAPSPGTGTPGSPPPPQPPLPEKRHPPAPGGPRDPSSPQRSPGGAQGHPSAGAGPGGTPPGGTFVQDTTKFWYKPGLSREEAVSLLKAAPPGSFLVRRSSSFPGAFGLALRVGVPPPRATARAGDPQEQLVRHFLIETGPRGVKIRGCPEEPYFGSLPALVLQHSITPISLPCTLRIPHAELQEGAPDPPGPPNVSTAGALLRQGAACSVLFLGSVGTEALTGPQAVAKAVGSLLEGIASAGGSPQPPSSPVHFKVSTQGITLTDRQRKLFFRRHYPVSSITHCGTDPQDRRPPNTFNPPGGRTPTGPQPGFSGLWPSRQEHRGGAMRVMCLRSWTPSSRRGPSSPSSPKSCWERGTETPGTSLGPQKPSGDYRSPPRQGSSGAPSKPSRTLPHLHRGPAGDTTLRDPQNPLRPPKTSGDAQNPQSPPFQGVDGGTHITKPPAIISTITKVLNTPKPP from the exons ATGAAGCCCCCCGGGGCCATGGGGACGCTGCTGCGCGCGCTCGGTCGCCGCGATGGCCCCGACACG ccgCGGCCGTCTGCACCCGCCTCGCACACGTTCCGAGAGCGGAGCCTGCACCGGGGGGGAGCCTGTGGGGGCTGCGGGACCGCCCTGGGACCCCACGGGCTCGTGTGCAGAG TTTGCAAAGTCGCCGCCCACAAGAGATGTGAGAGCAAG GTGACGTCACCGTGCCAACCTCTGCCCCCGCCTGAGCTG AGGCGGAACACGGCCCCGGTGCGGCGTAGTGAGCGCGTG GGCTCCTCGCTGGACAGCGTCCCTCAGCGGAGCACCCTGCCCAG gacTCCTCGCGCCCCCAGCCCCGAGGTCTCCCCGTTCCCCCCCCTGGACCTGACGTTCGTGACCGAGCGGATCCTGAGcgtgggggtcccggggagcgGCGAGGGGGGTCCCGGGAAGCACCTGCGGCACCTGGCGAAGCTCCTGGGGGCGCGGCACGGCCCCAACTACACG GTGCTGGATTTCGGGTGGCCGGAGCTTCTCGCCcctcctctggagctgctctgctccgtCTGTAAAGCGCTCGAAGGGTGTCTGGGGGGGCACCCCCGCAACGTGGCCGTGCTGCTCTGCAAG GGCAGCAAGGCCCCGGTCGGGGTGGTAGTGGGGGCATTTCTGCACTACAGCAACGtctggggcag CCCCGAGCAGGAGCTGAACGCGCTGAGTATGAGGAGGTTCTGTGAGGAGAAATTGGGGGACGTCCTGCAGCCCTCCCAGCGCAG GTACACAGAGGATTTTGGGGCACTGCTCTCGGGGCGACTCCGCCTGAACAGCTCCCCCCAGTTCCTGCACCACGTCCTGCTGCCCCCCCTGCCCGCCTACGACCCCCCTGATG GTTGCCGCCCCTTCCTCAAGATCTACCAATCACTGCAGCTCGTCTACACCTCGGGGGTCTA CAGCGCCCCCCCCTCGCAGTCGCTCTGTGTCACCCTGGAACCGGCGCTGCTGCTCAAGGGGGACGTGATG gtgcGCTGTTACCACCGGCGGCGGGGGGGGCGCGAGGCGGTTTTTGGGGTTCAGTTCCACACGGGGACCCTGCGCGGGCCCCGCCTGAGGCTGCGCCGGGACGAGCTCGACCTGGCCTGGCAAG ACCAGCGCTTCCCTCCTGACGCCACCGTCGAGTTCATCTTCTCCTCAGGCCCCGAGAGGGTCGaag GCTGGGTCCCCCCACGCGGCCCCCCCGCCTCCCCCATCGATTACGGGGTGCAAGACCCCGCGGTTCGGCGTGACTCCTACGATGGGCACTGGGACAGCCCCGAGG AGCTCTCCCACACTTGGGGTCCCCTGGATGGGAGCCCCTACGCCCGTGTGCAGAAGAAGGGGGGACCTTCCCCACCCGGGGGGGACTCTGACTCCCCGCCCCCACCTGGAGCCCCCCATGGccgccccccaccccccacgGCTGCTGAGCGTCGGGAgttggagcagctgctgggggggTTCGGGGTGCAGGGGGGCCGCAAGACCCCCGGCCCAGGGGAGGAGCCCCCTGACACACCTGAACCACTCAGGACCCCCACAGTCTATGGGACCCCCGAACCACTCGGGACCTCAGCACCCTACAGGAATCCCACATCCTACGGGACCCCAATATCCCTTGGAACCCCGATAACCCACGGCACCCCCACATTCCATGAGACCCCAATATCCCATAAGACCTCCCCCTCCCAGGGGACCCCTactccccacagccccctcaCATCCTGCGGGACCCTAACACCCCACAGCTTCCCCACATCCTATGgggccccaaaatcccaggggtCCCCCACACCCTatgacaccccaaaaccctacGGGACCCTGGTGCCCCACGTGACCCTGACACTCCATGGCCCCCCAGCATCCCAGGGGTCCCCAACTTCCTACGGGACCCCAGCACCCCGTGGCTCCCCAGTATCCCCCGGGACTCCAACACTCCATGGGGTCACAGCACCCTATGGGACCCCAGTATCCCACAGGACCCCAATATCCCGGGGATCCCCGACATTCCATGGCACCTCACTGTCCCAGAACACCTTGTTGCCCAACAGCACCCCAGTATCCCAGGGGACCTTGATATTCCAGGGGTCACCGATACCCTACAGCCCCCCAGCTGGGACCCCAACATCCCTGGAGACCCCAACTCCATATGGGACCCCAACATCCCATGGTTCCCCATCACCCTATGGGACCCCATCATCTCATGGATCCCCAACATCCCAGGGCCCTCACACTCCCCATAGCCCCCCACCAGCCCAGAAGCCCCCAACATCCTATAGCCCCCCAATATCCCACAGGACCCCAGTAATCCATGAGACCCTGACACCCTATGGGACCCCTACATCCCAGGAGACCTcagccccccacagccccccaacATCTTacagccccccaaaaccccatggTGCTCCAGTATCCCCTGGGGTCCCAATCTCCCACATCACCCCAATATCCGAGGCACTCCCAGCCCCCCATGGGACCCTGATTTCCCATGGCCCCCCGGcatcctgcagccccccagtAGTTCACGGGATCCCCTCACTTCACAGCCCCACAGCATCCCATGGGATCCAGATATCCCACAGCCCCACCGCACCTCACAGCCTCCCAGTACCCCACAGTCCCCCGAGCCCTtgggccccccccagcccctgggtccccccgtgccccccgcTGTGCCGACGAGCCAGCCTGGCCTCCCCCCGGGACTCCCCAAAACGAGGGGTGCAGCGCTCGCTGTCCGAGGGGTTCCCCCCGTGGGGGGGCTACGGGCGCCCAGTGGCGGGGGGGTACCTGCTTTTGGGGGGGCTCTCgcccctctgcccctgccaggactgccagggctgggggggcgTCTCCCCGCTCCCCACCCGCCCAATGTATGGCAGGCatggctgggagggaccccccGCGCCCCCTCTGGAGCCCCCAAGTTGCCCCCATTGCGGCCGCCCCGGGTTGGGGCTGGAGCGGGGACACCCGCCCGGAAAAGGGGGCTACGATCCTCCCGCCATGGGGGAGCTCCAGGAGCCAACAG GGCGACGCAGCCCCATTGAGGGGCTCCCCTGGACGGACGCCCCCGGCGCCCTCCCCGAGTCTCCCCGGGCCCCCTCCCCCGGCACCGGCACCCCCGGGTCCCCCCCGCCCCCGCAACCGCCCCTGCCCGAGAAGCGACATCCCCCGGccccggggggaccccgggacccctcctcaccccagCGCAGCCCGGGGGGGGCCCAGGGACACCCCTCGGctggggcggggccgggcgggacCCCTCCCGGGGGCACCTTCGTGCAAGACACGACCAAGTTCTGGTACAAAccggggctgtcccgggagGAAG CCGTGTCCCTGCTCAAGGCGGCCCCTCCCGGCTCGTTCCTCGTCCGCCgcagcagcagctttccaggGGCGTTCGGGCTTGCGCTCAGGGTGGGGGTCCCGCCCCCCCGCGCCACCGCCAGAGCGG GGGACCCTCAGGAGCAGCTGGTCCGGCACTTCCTGATCGAGACGGGCCCGCGAGGGGTCAAAATCCGGGGGTGCCCCGAGGAGCCTTACTTTG GGAGCCTCCCGGCGCTGGTGCTGCAGCACTCCATCACGCCCATCTCACTACCCTGCACCCTCCGCATCCCCCACGCAg agctgcaggagggggcCCCGgacccccccggaccccccaaTGTCAGCACGGCCGGAGCCCTCCTGAGGCAGGGGGCAG cctgctctgtgctgttccTGGGCTCGGTGGGAACCGAGGCCCTGACTGGGCCCCAGGCTGTGGCCAAGGCGGTGGGGTCCCTCCTGGAGGGGATCGCGAGTGCGGGGGGGTCTCCCCAGCCCCCCTCCAGCCCCGTGCACTTCAAGGTGTCAACACAGGGGATCACCCTGACGGACCGGCAGCGCAA ACTCTTTTTCCGCCGGCACTACCCTGTGAGCAGCATCACCCACTGCGGCACTGACCCCCAGGACCGCAG ACCTCCCAACACCTTTAACCCCCCAGGTGGACGAACCCCGACGGGACCACAGCCAG GATTTTCGGgtttgtggccaagcaggcaGGAGCACCGGGGGGGGGCAATGCGTGTCATGTGTTTGCGGAGCTGGACCCCGAGCAGCCGGCGGGGGCCATCGTCACCTTCGTCACCAAAGTCCTGCTGGGAACGCGGAACTGAGACCCCAGGGACCTCCCTGGGACCCCAGAAACCATCTGGGGACTACCGAAGTCCCCCGAGGCAGGGGTCCTCAGGGGCACCCTCAAAACCCAGTAGGACTCTGCCCCATCTTCACCGAGGTCCTGCTGGGGACACAACCTTgagggacccccagaaccccctgAGACCTCCAAAAACGTCTGGGGATGCCCAAAACCCCCAGAGTCCCCCATTCCAAGGGGTGGACGGGGGGACACACATAACCAAGCCCCCCGCCATAATCAGCACCATCACCAAGGTCCtgaacacccccaaacccccctga